The proteins below come from a single Gimesia alba genomic window:
- the lepA gene encoding translation elongation factor 4 — MATETRLIRNFSIVAHIDHGKSTLADQLLLKTGAITEREFKNQILDDLQIEQERGITVKARTVVIYHQYKGETYELNLIDTPGHVDFHYEVSRSLAACEGALLLVDAFQGVQAQTVANAYASINADLSIIPVVNKIDLPVTRIDEVLEEVETVIGLDPEDALMVSAKSGIGIEETLDAIVERIPPPEGKADAPLQALVFDSKYDHYRGVVTYVRVIQGTIEKGQSVVLMRGGAKLDIIEIGQFTPHMKPTKSLGPGQVGYLVSGAKELDQVHVGDTIANPKNLPPAPLPGYQTPQQMVFCGMYPIEATDFEKLRDELQKLSLNDASFSFVPETSDALGFGFRCGFLGMLHMEIIQQRLEQEFNIDLLQTAPNVTYEILERNGNILHIDNPQDVPDASRIEEFREPIALVTFILPAENIGTMMQLCADRRGIYKNTEYLGTNRAQLIYELPLAEIVYDMYDRLKSATRGYGTMDYDIIGFRAADLVKMDILVKGEKVDALSTIVHRSQSERRGRALVKRLKEEISKHQFEIPVQAAIGGKIIARETIKALRKNVTAKCYGGDITRKRKLWEKQKEGKKRLKQFGQVEIPQKAFLAVLDATKDE; from the coding sequence ATGGCAACAGAGACCCGTTTGATTAGAAACTTTTCGATCGTCGCACACATCGACCATGGAAAGAGTACTCTCGCCGATCAATTACTGCTCAAAACCGGCGCCATCACGGAGCGGGAATTTAAAAACCAGATTCTGGACGACTTGCAAATTGAACAGGAACGCGGCATTACCGTCAAAGCACGGACGGTGGTCATCTATCATCAGTACAAAGGCGAAACCTATGAGCTGAACCTGATTGATACCCCCGGACACGTTGACTTTCACTACGAAGTTTCTCGCAGTCTGGCAGCCTGTGAAGGAGCCCTGTTACTCGTCGACGCATTTCAGGGTGTGCAGGCACAGACCGTCGCAAATGCATACGCCAGCATCAATGCCGACCTGTCGATCATCCCGGTCGTCAATAAAATTGACCTGCCGGTAACCCGCATTGATGAAGTTCTGGAAGAGGTGGAAACGGTGATTGGCCTGGACCCGGAAGACGCTTTAATGGTGAGCGCCAAAAGCGGAATCGGCATCGAAGAAACTCTGGATGCGATTGTGGAACGGATTCCCCCCCCAGAAGGAAAAGCCGACGCTCCGTTGCAGGCACTGGTCTTTGACAGCAAATACGACCACTACCGCGGCGTTGTCACATATGTGCGTGTGATTCAGGGAACCATAGAAAAGGGGCAATCGGTTGTCCTGATGCGCGGCGGCGCCAAACTGGATATCATCGAAATTGGCCAGTTCACCCCGCATATGAAACCGACCAAATCCCTCGGACCAGGCCAGGTGGGCTACCTGGTCAGCGGCGCGAAAGAGCTGGATCAGGTTCACGTAGGGGATACGATTGCCAATCCTAAAAACCTGCCCCCCGCGCCCCTGCCCGGTTATCAGACACCACAACAGATGGTGTTCTGCGGCATGTATCCGATTGAAGCAACCGACTTCGAAAAACTACGGGATGAGTTACAGAAGCTGAGTTTAAACGATGCCAGCTTCAGCTTTGTTCCCGAAACCAGCGATGCCCTCGGTTTTGGTTTCCGTTGCGGTTTTCTAGGCATGCTGCATATGGAAATTATTCAGCAGCGCCTGGAGCAGGAATTCAATATCGACCTGCTGCAGACCGCCCCTAACGTAACCTATGAAATCCTGGAACGAAACGGAAACATCCTGCATATTGACAATCCACAGGATGTTCCAGATGCCAGCCGCATTGAGGAATTCCGGGAACCGATTGCTCTGGTGACGTTCATTCTGCCGGCAGAAAATATTGGCACGATGATGCAATTATGTGCGGATCGGCGAGGGATCTACAAGAACACCGAGTATCTGGGTACGAATCGGGCGCAACTGATTTATGAACTGCCATTAGCAGAAATCGTGTACGACATGTATGACCGCCTGAAGAGTGCGACTCGCGGGTATGGTACCATGGACTACGACATCATCGGCTTCCGCGCCGCTGATCTGGTAAAAATGGACATCCTCGTCAAAGGCGAAAAAGTCGACGCACTCTCGACTATCGTCCATCGTTCGCAGTCCGAACGCCGGGGCCGCGCGCTGGTTAAGCGTCTGAAAGAAGAGATCTCGAAGCATCAGTTTGAAATTCCTGTGCAAGCGGCGATTGGTGGTAAGATCATCGCCCGTGAAACCATCAAAGCACTGCGCAAAAATGTGACCGCGAAATGTTACGGCGGCGACATCACCCGCAAACGCAAGCTGTGGGAAAAACAGAAAGAGGGTAAAAAACGGCTCAAACAATTTGGCCAAGTCGAAATCCCTCAGAAAGCATTTCTGGCGGTCCTGGATGCGACCAAAGACGAGTAG
- a CDS encoding amidohydrolase has translation MTYSKQEAVERSQIILSHAWMVRTFIKHSDEVEDFPELMHIARAVFDTSRALETRVDDPDAYLKMLRKKISKLRKATDQFALDAPEASLHMNFQQAVISMKACTKALEELLEQVE, from the coding sequence ATGACTTACAGCAAACAGGAAGCCGTTGAGCGCAGTCAGATTATTTTATCGCATGCGTGGATGGTGCGGACCTTCATTAAGCACAGTGATGAGGTCGAGGATTTTCCGGAGTTGATGCATATCGCGCGTGCCGTGTTTGATACATCGCGGGCATTGGAAACTCGCGTCGATGATCCCGATGCGTATCTGAAAATGCTGCGAAAGAAAATCAGCAAACTACGCAAGGCCACCGATCAATTTGCCCTTGATGCGCCGGAAGCATCGCTGCATATGAATTTTCAGCAGGCCGTGATTTCCATGAAGGCCTGCACGAAAGCGCTGGAAGAATTGCTGGAGCAGGTTGAATAA